A genomic region of Oncorhynchus mykiss isolate Arlee chromosome 16, USDA_OmykA_1.1, whole genome shotgun sequence contains the following coding sequences:
- the LOC110492699 gene encoding transcription elongation factor A protein 2 — translation MAKEQEVERIAKTLDKMVHKKNTDGAIYLLRELKSMKMSLETLQSTRIGMSVNAVRKQSSEEEVQTLAKSLIKSWKKLLDGAEGKAAEEKRREGSPLRSSTSKDSPGSSDQSKKLPEPPTTPTTPTTPTSPKFTSFPAAPVTTDSVRTKCRELLVAALQTDDDHKTIGADTDNLAAQIEDCIYQEFKSTDQKYKSRLRSRISNLKDQKNPDLRRNVLAGNISADRIANMAAEEMASAELKEMRKALTKDAIREHQLSKVGGTETDMFQCGKCRGKNCTYTQVQTRSADEPMTTFVLCNGCGNRWKFC, via the exons ATGGCGAAAGAGCAGGAGGTCGAACGCATTGCTAAAACGCTGGACAAAATGGTGCACAAGAAAAACACG GATGGTGCCATCTATCTGCTGAGGGAACTGAAGAGCATGAAGATGTCTCTGGAGACTCTACAG TCCACCAGGATCGGCATGTCGGTGAACGCTGTGAGGAAGCAGAGTTCAGAGGAAGAGGTCCAGACTCTGGCCAAGTCACTCATCAAGTCCTGGAAGAAACTACTGG ATGGTGCTGAGGGGAAGGCtgcggaggagaagaggagggagggctcTCCCCTGAGGTCATCAACGTCCAAGGACAGTCCTGGATCCAGCGACCAGAG CAAGAAACTGCCTGAGCCCCCTACGACCCCCACCACCCCTACGACCCCCACCTCTCCAAAGTTCACCTCCTTCCCCGCTGCCCCCGTCACCACTGACAGCGTACGCACCAAGTGCCGAGAGCTGCTGGTGGCTGCCCTGCAGACCGACG ATGACCACAAGACCATTGGAGCAGACACTGACAACTTGGCTGCTCAGATTGAGGATT GTATCTACCAGGAGTTTAAGTCTACAGACCAGAAGTACAAGTCCAGACTGAGGAGCCGTATCTCCAACCTGAAGGACCAGAAGAACCCGGACCTCCGACGCAACGTCCTCGCTGGAAACATCTCTGCTGACCGCATCGCTAACATGGCTGCTGAG GAGATGGCGAGCGCGGAGCTGAAAGAGATGAGGAAGGCTTTGACCAAGGACGCCATCAGAGAGCACCAGCTGTCTAAAGTGGGCGGGACCGAGACGGACATGTTTCAATGTGGCAAATGCAGGGGCAAGAACTGCACCTACACACAG GTGCAGACGCGCAGTGCTGATGAGCCCATGACCACCTTTGTACTGTGTAACGGCTGTGGCAACCGCTGGAAG ttCTGTTGA